In Triticum aestivum cultivar Chinese Spring chromosome 5B, IWGSC CS RefSeq v2.1, whole genome shotgun sequence, the following proteins share a genomic window:
- the LOC123110665 gene encoding probable RNA 3'-terminal phosphate cyclase-like protein, translating to MGREKSRRLSGSRDFRQRLVLATLTSTPIIIKDIRAGEGGLRPHEMSLLHLLDKVSDQHVIDVNDTGTKVGYKPGVVLGGKDLEHDCGVHRGIGYFIEPLILLGLFARSPLSIRLKGITNDTKDPSVDTFRMVTLHMLKHFGVPLEGLELKIENRGAPPRGGGEVLLRVPNINSTLKAVNWIDEGMVKRIRGVTFSTNVSPQIENRILYAARGLFNKFIPDVHIFTDHRAGLSGGLSAGYGVSVVAETTTGCLISADATVSYPNVDEMSEQSKKPELMSPEDLGEQVASMLLEEVAQGGVVDSTHQGLLFMLCALCPPDVSKVRVGQLTPHAIESLRNIKEFLDVKFIIKPDPNSNTVSLKCVGAGVKNLARKIS from the exons ATGGGTCGCGAGAAGTCCCGGAGGCTCTCGGGCAGCCGAGACTTCCGGCAGCGGCTGGTGCTGGCGACGCTGACCTCCACCCCCATCATCATCAAGGACATCCGCGCCGGCGAGGGGGGCCTCCGCCCGCACGAGATGTCCCTCCTCCACCTCCTCGACAAGGTCTCGGACCAGCACGTCATCGACGTCAACGACACAG GGACGAAGGTCGGGTACAAGCCCGGGGTGGTCCTCGGCGGGAAGGACCTGGAGCACGACTGCGGGGTGCACCGCGGGATCGGCTACTTCATCGAGCCGCTCATTCTGCTCGGGCTCTTCGCCAGGTCGCCCTTGTCCATTCGGCTCAAAG GAATCACGAATGATACAAAGGATCCTTCTGTGGATACTTTCCGGATGGTTACGTTGCATATGCTCAAGCATTTTGGCGTTCCTCTTGAGGGACTGGAGCTCAAAATTGAAAACCGGGGAGCTCCTCCTCGTGGTGGTGGCGAAGTGCTTCTTCGAGTTCCCAATATAAACAGTACATTAAAG GCAGTTAATTGGATTGATGAAGGAATGGTAAAGAGGATAAGAGGTGTAACATTCTCAACCAATGTATCTCCACAGATTGAAAACCGTATCCTCTATGCTGCACGTGGACTCTTCAATAAGTTTATTCCGGATGTTCATATCTTCACCGATCATAGAGCTGGTTTATCTGGTGGATT GTCAGCAGGCTATGGCGTATCAGTAGTTGCTGAGACCACAACAGGCTGTCTGATTTCTGCAGATGCTACTGTGAGTTATCCCAATGTTGATGAAATGAGTGAACAATCTAAGAAGCCTGAGCTAATGTCTCCAGAGGATCTTGGTGAGCAAGTTGCATCGATGCTGCTAGAAGAGGTGGCTCAAGGAGGAGTTGTTGACTCAACGCATCAG GGCCTTCTGTTCATGCTGTGCGCTCTATGCCCGCCTGATGTGTCAAAGGTTCGCGTGGGACAGCTGACACCGCACGCTATAGAATCACTTCGAAACATCAAGGAGTTCCTTGATGTCAAGTTCATCATCAAGCCCGACCCAAACTCAAACACGGTCAGTCTAAAATGTGTAGGTGCGGGAGTGAAGAATCTTGCTCGGAAGATTTCATAA
- the LOC123110667 gene encoding uncharacterized protein, producing the protein MASLLSPSTVAATTARPTGRRGRLTPSVTAMATKGPKPSSGGTKRSSGTTTVFPVGKPAGPPRPATTKGSAPVKLLTNVEKLRLLTKAEKAGLLSAAERAGLSLSAVERLGLLSKAEELGVLSAATDPGTPGSLQGLALLLLAAGPAVVFLVPEQYPWEVALQAVAALVCVAGGSAAFAASSFVSRLQGSSG; encoded by the exons ATGGCGTCGCTTCTGTCGCCGAGCACCGTCGCTGCGACCACGGCGAGACCGACCGGCAGGAGGGGCCGCCTTACTCCCAGTGTCACCGCCATGGCAACCAAGGGCCCGAAGCCCAGCTCCGGCGGCACGAAAAGATCGTCG GGCACTACCACGGTGTTCCCGGTAGGGAAGCCCGCGGGCCCGCCGCGGCCGGCGACGACGAAGGGGTCGGCGCCCGTGAAGCTGCTGACGAACGTGGAGAAGCTGCGGCTGCTGACCAAGGCGGAGAAGGCGGGCCTGCTGTCCGCGGCGGAGCGCGCCGGGCTGTCGCTGTCGGCGGTCGAGCGGCTCGGGCTGCTGTCcaaggcggaggagctcggggtgcTGTCGGCCGCCACCGACCCCGGCACCCCCGGCTCGCTGCAGGGCCTCGCGCTCCTGCTGCTGGCCGCCGGCCCCGCCGTCGTCTTCCTCGTCCCCGAGCAGTACCCCTGGGAGGTGGCGCTGcaggccgtcgccgccctcgtctgcGTCGCCGGGGGATCCGCCGCGTTCGCCGCATCCAGCTTCGTGTCCAGGCTCCAGGGCTCCTCTGGCTGA
- the LOC123110666 gene encoding protein NRT1/ PTR FAMILY 8.2-like produces MEERPEEATSWKLCAVTQVEELKILLRLLPVWITSIIVSSAFSHMNTTFVQQGSTMDMTILSVPVPAASLASFEVICVLTWAFLYNLQQGGCAGAEELPLERLQQAVAAAADGRPATPHDAHHGCGGARGN; encoded by the coding sequence ATGGAGGAGAGGCCGGAGGAGGCGACCTCATGGAAACTCTGCGCCGTGACTCAAGTGGAGGAGCTCAAGATCCTGCTCCGCCTGCTACCCGTCTGGATCACCAGCATCATTGTCTCATCGGCCTTCTCGCATATGAACACCACGTTCGTGCAACAGGGCAGCACCATGGACATGACCATCCTGTCGGTGCCGGTGCCCGCGGCGTCGCTGGCCTCCTTCGAGGTGATCTGCGTCCTGACATGGGCTTTCCTCTACAATCTACAACAAGGTGGTTGTGCCGGCGCTGAGGAGCTTCCCCTCGAGCGGCTACAGCAAGCCGTCGCAGCTGCAGCGGATGGGCGCCCGGCTACTCCTCATGACGCTCACCATGGCTGTGGTGGCGCTCGTGGAAACTAA
- the LOC123115789 gene encoding mitochondrial import receptor subunit TOM5 homolog, whose amino-acid sequence MAAAKAALEKMRAFWDSQCNNEENWAVNYKVLKAAGIFAGSVFLMHNFGHNMVI is encoded by the exons ATGGCGGCAGCGAAGGCGGCGTTGGAGAAGATGAGGGCGTTCTGGGACTCGCAGTGCAACAACGAGGAGAACTGGGCGGTCAACTAT AAGGTGCTAAAGGCTGCTGGTATATTTGCTGGATCTGTCTTCCTGATGCACAACTTTGGCCATAATATGGTCATCTAA